In Salmo salar chromosome ssa15, Ssal_v3.1, whole genome shotgun sequence, one genomic interval encodes:
- the LOC106571635 gene encoding protein yippee-like 5, with the protein MGRIFLDHIGGTRLFSCANCDTILTNRSELISTRFTGATGRAFLFNKVVNLQYSEVQDRVMLTGRHMVRDVSCKNCNSKLGWIYEFATEDSQRYKEGRVILERALVRESEGFEEHVPSDNS; encoded by the exons ATGGGCCGGATCTTCCTGGACCACATCGGCGGGACCCGCCTCTTCTCCTGCGCCAACTGCGACACCATCCTGACCAACCGCTCTGAGCTCATCTCCACGCGCTTCACTGGCGCCACGGGCCGAGCCTTCCTCTTCAACAAG GTGGTGAACCTGCAGTACAGTGAGGTGCAGGACCGTGTGATGCTGACGGGCAGACACATGGTGCGAGACGTCAGCTGCAAGAACTGCAACAGCAAGCTGGGCTGGATCTACGAGTTTGccacagaagacagtcagcgctACAAGGAAGGCCGCGTCATCCTCGAAAGGGCGCTAGTAAGGGAGAGCGAGGGCTTCGAGGAGCATGTGCCCTCTGATAACTCCTGA